One Microlunatus soli genomic window carries:
- a CDS encoding DMT family transporter has product MAWIVLIVSGMLEAVWAAALSASHGFRRLRPTLLFFIALALSMLGLAWSMTSLPTGTCYAVWVGIGATLTVLWGIVTGQERFALARALLLVLLVGSVIGLKVVS; this is encoded by the coding sequence ATGGCCTGGATCGTCCTGATCGTATCGGGCATGTTGGAGGCCGTCTGGGCAGCCGCCCTGTCGGCGTCGCACGGTTTCCGACGGCTGCGCCCCACCCTGTTGTTCTTCATCGCCCTTGCGCTCAGCATGCTCGGACTGGCCTGGTCGATGACCTCGCTGCCGACCGGCACCTGCTACGCCGTCTGGGTCGGGATCGGCGCCACCCTGACCGTGCTCTGGGGCATCGTCACCGGCCAGGAACGGTTCGCCCTGGCCCGCGCCCTGCTGTTGGTGCTGCTGGTCGGCTCGGTGATCGGCCTGAAGGTGGTGAGCTGA
- the greA gene encoding transcription elongation factor GreA: protein MSENTSTETIWLTQDAYDKLAADLDHLTGAGRTEVAAKIAAAREEGDLRENGGYHAAREEQGQQEARIRQLTDMLRRAKVGEAPANSDEVAPGMEVTIAFFGDESDTETFLLGSREMLGMDDSKASVYSPQSPLGAAILGKQPGDEVSYDAPNGKPISVTIIKVQPYQS, encoded by the coding sequence ATGTCTGAGAACACCTCTACCGAGACGATCTGGCTGACTCAGGACGCTTACGACAAGCTGGCGGCCGACCTGGATCATCTGACCGGTGCGGGTCGAACCGAGGTGGCCGCGAAGATCGCGGCCGCTCGTGAAGAGGGTGACCTGCGCGAGAACGGCGGCTACCACGCTGCCCGCGAGGAGCAGGGCCAGCAGGAGGCGCGGATCCGTCAGCTGACCGACATGCTGCGGCGGGCCAAGGTCGGTGAGGCGCCGGCCAACTCCGATGAGGTCGCTCCCGGTATGGAGGTCACGATCGCCTTCTTCGGCGATGAGTCCGATACCGAGACGTTCCTGCTCGGTTCCCGCGAGATGCTCGGAATGGACGACAGCAAGGCCAGCGTCTACAGCCCGCAATCCCCGCTGGGCGCGGCCATCCTCGGCAAGCAGCCGGGCGACGAGGTCAGCTACGACGCCCCGAACGGCAAGCCGATCAGCGTCACCATCATCAAGGTCCAGCCCTACCAGTCCTGA
- a CDS encoding DUF2089 domain-containing protein encodes MSMPGRPGTGHRHQTDGPDHRAPSDCPVCGEHLVVTRLGCESCGTELAGIFAPCEFCALSAAELDMLRVFLAARGNLREVEKHLGVSYPTARARFTEVLQKMGLAESDEPKPAAGPPGQGPSREQILAEVASGALTPAEAASLLAG; translated from the coding sequence ATGAGTATGCCGGGCAGGCCCGGAACCGGCCATCGACATCAGACGGACGGTCCCGACCACCGGGCCCCGAGCGACTGCCCGGTCTGCGGTGAGCATCTGGTCGTCACCCGGCTCGGCTGTGAGTCCTGCGGTACGGAGTTGGCCGGCATCTTCGCGCCCTGCGAGTTCTGCGCACTGTCAGCGGCCGAGTTGGACATGCTGCGCGTCTTCCTCGCCGCCCGGGGCAACCTGCGGGAGGTGGAGAAACACCTCGGCGTCTCGTACCCGACGGCGCGGGCACGATTCACCGAGGTGTTGCAGAAGATGGGCCTGGCCGAGTCGGACGAGCCGAAACCTGCGGCCGGGCCTCCGGGACAGGGACCGTCCCGCGAGCAGATCCTGGCCGAGGTGGCTTCCGGCGCCCTGACCCCGGCCGAGGCCGCCTCCTTGCTCGCCGGCTGA